Proteins encoded by one window of Cystobacter ferrugineus:
- a CDS encoding TIM44-like domain-containing protein codes for MRTALPSSLVRRAPWLLASLGPLLLLPLVADARGGGGEHYTAPSRDHDSDGGGGGIPIWLIFELVRFTFRYPHIMLPLLALCWVGWHFYRKNLHPTGATQRALQQREAEHRTTFSSRDVQGWVNALRLKDPQFEPQALLDKTRQLFLQVQQAWFQRDMSPVRPFLSDATAQRFDVQLQLMRAQGVRDAITDIQVLDVQLIGLDQSEWFDTVHLRVRAQMRDNDVAATASDEEAIAAARRVPPEVFTEVWSFVRKPGVKTRIGEDLFQGKCPNCGAPYNGGATNRCGYCDAIVNSGNYDWTLSEITQGMEYVRHYAQVDHLLDAREADPALNLQILEDRASLLFWKWVDAQSRTQTQGLNKVAAPDFISRLNEDLAQLRQRRLRRVFLECAVGGVTTRGFDVVPGGFDQAHVEVRWSARMGQGPVDGKPPALPTVPQRWVFTLVRKHGARTNTDNGMSTSRCPQCNAALTDSAAITCDYCGTELGRGERDWVLASADPYESWDAREQRRYDAAPPRQRRAIPLEGVTPVEPEPTPAPKHGDEIITDPQERQRLLYMMAALASADGQVDRTERKLLEDCARRWSVPWSNVEMAINAGPSLFTRLVQRGTPEAEVFLKNLVDMALVDGRIDRKERRMLEFAAGHLGLQDKLAALLSDH; via the coding sequence ATGCGAACCGCGCTCCCCAGCTCCCTCGTCCGCCGGGCTCCCTGGCTCCTCGCGAGCCTCGGGCCCCTGTTGCTCCTTCCCCTCGTGGCCGATGCCCGCGGCGGAGGGGGTGAGCACTACACCGCCCCCTCCCGGGACCATGACTCGGATGGCGGGGGCGGCGGCATTCCCATCTGGCTCATCTTCGAGCTCGTGCGGTTCACCTTCCGCTACCCGCACATCATGCTGCCGCTCCTCGCGCTGTGCTGGGTGGGCTGGCACTTCTACCGCAAGAACCTCCACCCCACGGGCGCCACCCAGCGCGCGCTCCAGCAGCGCGAGGCCGAGCACCGCACCACCTTCTCCTCCCGGGACGTGCAGGGCTGGGTCAACGCGCTGCGTCTCAAGGATCCCCAGTTCGAGCCACAAGCCCTGCTCGACAAGACGCGCCAGCTCTTCCTCCAGGTGCAGCAGGCCTGGTTCCAGCGCGACATGTCCCCCGTGCGCCCCTTCCTCTCGGACGCCACCGCCCAGCGCTTCGACGTGCAGTTGCAGCTCATGCGCGCCCAGGGCGTGCGCGACGCCATCACCGACATCCAGGTGCTGGACGTGCAGCTCATCGGGCTGGATCAGAGCGAGTGGTTCGACACCGTGCACCTGCGCGTGCGCGCCCAGATGCGCGACAACGACGTGGCCGCCACCGCCTCGGACGAGGAGGCCATCGCCGCCGCCCGGCGCGTGCCCCCCGAGGTCTTCACCGAGGTCTGGTCCTTCGTGCGCAAGCCCGGGGTGAAGACGCGCATCGGCGAGGATCTCTTCCAGGGCAAGTGCCCCAACTGCGGCGCTCCGTACAATGGCGGCGCCACCAACCGCTGCGGCTACTGCGACGCCATCGTCAACTCGGGCAACTACGACTGGACGCTCTCGGAGATCACCCAGGGCATGGAGTACGTGCGCCACTACGCCCAGGTGGATCACCTGCTCGACGCGCGCGAGGCCGATCCCGCCCTCAACCTGCAGATCCTCGAGGACCGTGCCTCGCTGTTGTTCTGGAAGTGGGTGGACGCCCAGAGCCGCACCCAGACCCAGGGCCTCAACAAGGTGGCGGCGCCCGACTTCATCTCCCGGCTGAACGAGGACCTGGCGCAGTTGCGGCAGCGGCGCCTGCGCCGGGTGTTCCTCGAGTGCGCCGTGGGCGGAGTCACCACCCGGGGCTTCGACGTGGTGCCGGGCGGGTTCGACCAGGCCCACGTCGAGGTGCGCTGGAGCGCGCGCATGGGCCAGGGCCCCGTGGACGGCAAGCCCCCCGCCCTGCCCACCGTGCCCCAGCGCTGGGTGTTCACGCTCGTGCGCAAGCATGGGGCGCGCACCAACACGGACAACGGCATGTCCACCTCGCGCTGCCCCCAGTGCAACGCGGCCCTGACGGACTCGGCCGCCATCACCTGCGACTACTGCGGCACGGAGCTGGGCCGCGGCGAGCGCGACTGGGTGCTGGCCTCGGCCGACCCCTACGAGTCGTGGGACGCCCGCGAGCAGCGGCGCTACGACGCGGCGCCTCCCCGGCAGCGGCGCGCCATCCCGCTCGAGGGCGTGACGCCCGTGGAGCCCGAACCCACGCCCGCGCCGAAGCACGGGGATGAAATCATCACGGATCCCCAGGAGCGCCAGCGCCTGCTCTACATGATGGCCGCGCTCGCCAGCGCGGATGGGCAGGTGGATCGCACCGAGCGCAAGCTCCTGGAGGACTGCGCGCGCCGCTGGAGCGTGCCCTGGAGCAACGTGGAGATGGCCATCAACGCGGGGCCGTCGCTGTTCACCCGGCTGGTGCAGCGCGGCACGCCCGAGGCCGAGGTCTTCCTGAAGAACCTCGTGGACATGGCGCTCGTGGACGGGCGCATCGATCGCAAGGAGCGGCGGATGCTGGAGTTCGCCGCCGGCCACCTGGGCCTGCAGGACAAGCTCGCGGCGCTGCTCAGCGACCACTGA
- a CDS encoding zinc-binding dehydrogenase has protein sequence MYSGSRGGDGEGHARPHGVPRWRHGPRLTGDTPFWVDRTFSFAEANEALRHMEAGAYFGKIVITV, from the coding sequence ATGTATTCCGGAAGCAGGGGAGGAGACGGCGAGGGCCATGCCCGGCCGCATGGAGTCCCTCGCTGGAGACACGGTCCTCGCCTCACTGGAGATACTCCCTTCTGGGTCGACCGCACCTTCTCCTTCGCCGAGGCCAACGAGGCCCTGCGCCACATGGAGGCGGGTGCCTACTTCGGCAAGATCGTCATCACCGTCTGA
- a CDS encoding M23 family metallopeptidase encodes MSIRPRCGRHSWGSMLLAVITSQTAVAAASGDPAEGCQKVERSLTASSVFQGDTSVFPPPQLEIRTPFEPTSFPSAGRNYLIYELRLQNFSDAAMKIRAVDVLDADAPAEKPILEFKAQQLHSLLQPVGGQAPSSGADDGFQLAGGSSAVAFFCLAFDEGAPVPRKLRHSVFLENAVVSSPDIGTAHTPLRVLAPPVSGTDWIAANGPSNDSHHRLGLFVAGGVARISRRYAIDWKQIRENASFSGDARDVHAYHAYGQQVLAVADGTVVSTRDGLPDNIPRTAAGFSTAVPITLETAAGNSVVLDLGGRQFAYYAHLQAGSLRVKKGDRVRRGQVLARIGNSGDAREPHLHFQLATTPDLMAAEGIPYLIDQYVVDTGKNRDKRTRELPVRGMLIDFNQPRSK; translated from the coding sequence ATGTCGATCAGGCCACGCTGCGGCCGGCATTCATGGGGCTCGATGTTGTTGGCGGTCATCACGAGCCAAACGGCGGTCGCCGCGGCGAGCGGCGATCCAGCGGAGGGTTGCCAGAAGGTCGAACGGTCTCTGACGGCCAGTTCGGTCTTCCAGGGTGACACCTCCGTCTTTCCGCCGCCACAGCTCGAAATCCGCACGCCGTTCGAGCCCACGTCCTTCCCCAGTGCGGGCCGCAATTACCTGATCTACGAATTGCGCCTGCAGAACTTCTCGGACGCCGCCATGAAGATCCGCGCCGTTGACGTGCTCGATGCGGACGCTCCGGCCGAGAAGCCGATACTGGAGTTCAAGGCGCAGCAGCTCCATTCGCTGTTGCAACCAGTTGGCGGCCAGGCCCCCTCCAGTGGAGCGGATGACGGGTTCCAGTTGGCTGGCGGTAGTTCCGCGGTCGCCTTCTTTTGTCTGGCGTTCGATGAGGGCGCACCGGTTCCGCGCAAGCTGCGTCACAGCGTTTTCCTGGAAAACGCCGTGGTCAGCAGCCCGGACATCGGCACCGCGCATACGCCGCTACGTGTGCTGGCACCGCCCGTGTCGGGGACGGATTGGATTGCCGCGAACGGTCCCAGCAACGACTCCCACCATCGGCTGGGCCTGTTCGTCGCCGGTGGTGTCGCGCGGATTTCCCGCCGTTACGCCATCGACTGGAAGCAGATCCGGGAAAACGCCTCCTTCTCCGGTGATGCGCGCGATGTCCACGCGTACCATGCCTATGGTCAGCAAGTGCTGGCCGTGGCCGATGGCACGGTCGTCAGCACCCGGGATGGCCTTCCGGACAATATTCCCCGCACCGCCGCGGGATTCAGTACGGCCGTGCCCATCACCCTGGAAACAGCCGCGGGCAACAGCGTCGTCCTCGACCTGGGCGGTAGGCAGTTCGCGTACTACGCTCACCTGCAGGCGGGCAGCCTGCGCGTGAAAAAGGGAGATCGTGTGAGGCGCGGCCAGGTGTTGGCGCGAATCGGCAACTCGGGCGATGCCCGCGAACCGCATCTCCATTTCCAGCTGGCGACCACACCGGACCTCATGGCGGCCGAAGGCATCCCTTACCTGATCGACCAATACGTGGTTGACACCGGAAAGAACCGGGACAAACGCACACGTGAGCTTCCAGTGCGGGGAATGCTGATCGACTTCAATCAGCCGCGATCGAAATAG
- a CDS encoding LysM peptidoglycan-binding domain-containing protein — MTGVSNYKVRSGDTLSAIAARYNTTVSELARQNGIKNPDKIIAGQTLKVPDNFESKPRPSLPQDGDGAPQAPTQGGSYTVRAGDTLSEIARNLHTTVSALAKANDIQNPNRISTGQTLTVPGGSGSTGGAAPAGQPSTPSTPPANEELGSLSRKYEARGPGTVSTGKGDHGGVSYGSYQFASNNGSAKAFVDSLRTSHPDYHAALSGHAPGTKEFSAAWKQLAAKDPQGFDKAQHDYIKATHYDVGAAEIKKATGIDLDQRSKALRDVAWSTSVQHGPKAADDIFKRALAGRDPAKVSDEQLIKDIYAERGRKNASGELVYFSSSSRDVQQGVSDRYKSESQDALSRLARERQGGATQAPTPTQTEQVTPTGDNKAAKKVQVPFYSQFEGGHGYTPSDTACFKAATAMAKAAGATVTGPDQRIQLATGENSKGRLTVNAQKAAQGRNYIDQQLNAGKPVVVGVSHKDSNYNADGLTDHFVTITGRGTDAQGRTYYTFHDPGTRHASKGQDTNPNNRFYVDERTGGLYRPGSAATGEIVGRHYDVAMVRRNA, encoded by the coding sequence ATGACGGGAGTGAGTAACTACAAGGTTCGCTCGGGCGACACGCTGTCGGCCATCGCCGCGCGCTACAACACCACGGTCTCCGAGCTCGCCAGGCAGAACGGCATCAAGAACCCGGACAAGATCATCGCCGGCCAGACCCTCAAGGTCCCCGACAACTTCGAGAGCAAGCCCCGCCCCTCCCTGCCCCAGGATGGCGACGGCGCTCCCCAGGCCCCCACCCAGGGCGGCAGCTACACGGTCCGCGCGGGAGACACGCTGTCGGAGATCGCCAGGAACCTGCACACCACGGTGTCGGCGCTGGCCAAGGCCAACGACATCCAGAACCCGAACAGGATCTCCACCGGGCAGACGCTCACGGTGCCGGGCGGCTCGGGCTCCACGGGCGGAGCGGCTCCGGCCGGCCAGCCGTCCACGCCTTCCACCCCGCCCGCCAACGAGGAGCTGGGCAGCCTGAGCCGCAAGTACGAGGCGCGGGGCCCGGGCACCGTCTCCACGGGCAAGGGCGACCACGGCGGCGTGTCCTACGGCTCGTACCAGTTCGCGTCCAACAACGGCTCCGCGAAGGCCTTCGTCGACTCGCTGCGCACCAGCCACCCGGACTACCACGCCGCGCTGTCCGGCCACGCCCCCGGCACCAAGGAGTTCTCCGCCGCCTGGAAGCAGCTCGCGGCGAAGGATCCCCAGGGCTTCGACAAGGCCCAGCACGACTACATCAAGGCCACGCACTACGACGTGGGCGCCGCGGAGATCAAGAAGGCCACGGGCATCGATCTCGACCAGCGCTCGAAGGCGCTGCGCGACGTGGCCTGGTCCACCTCGGTGCAGCACGGGCCCAAGGCCGCCGACGACATCTTCAAGCGCGCGCTCGCCGGGAGGGATCCCGCCAAGGTGAGTGACGAGCAGCTCATCAAGGACATCTACGCCGAGCGTGGCCGCAAGAACGCCAGTGGCGAGCTGGTGTACTTCTCGAGCAGCTCGAGGGACGTCCAGCAGGGAGTCTCCGACCGCTACAAGAGCGAGTCCCAGGACGCCCTGTCCCGGCTGGCGCGCGAGCGCCAGGGGGGAGCCACCCAGGCGCCGACCCCGACCCAGACCGAGCAGGTGACGCCCACCGGGGACAACAAGGCGGCGAAGAAGGTGCAGGTGCCCTTCTACAGCCAGTTCGAGGGCGGTCACGGCTACACGCCGAGCGACACGGCGTGCTTCAAGGCGGCCACGGCCATGGCGAAGGCGGCGGGCGCCACGGTGACGGGGCCGGATCAGCGCATCCAGCTCGCCACCGGCGAGAACAGCAAGGGCCGGCTCACGGTGAACGCCCAGAAGGCCGCCCAGGGCCGCAACTACATCGACCAGCAGCTCAACGCGGGCAAGCCCGTGGTGGTGGGCGTCAGCCACAAGGACTCCAACTACAACGCGGACGGGCTGACGGACCACTTCGTCACCATCACCGGCCGGGGCACGGACGCCCAGGGCCGCACCTACTACACCTTCCACGATCCGGGCACCCGCCACGCCAGCAAGGGCCAGGACACCAACCCCAACAACCGCTTCTACGTGGACGAGCGCACCGGCGGCCTGTACCGCCCGGGCTCGGCCGCCACGGGTGAAATCGTCGGGCGCCACTACGACGTGGCCATGGTGCGCCGCAACGCCTGA
- a CDS encoding class I SAM-dependent methyltransferase: MALHEHPTPSVHHIVPGFGADRAVHYDTQASVTLAGAQAMYELGVSALTAQLDGQDAASLLFVGLGTGAELMPYQRFDVPGWRFTGIDPSEAMLAVARKRLEAEGMLSRTNLHVGELHTLPPGPPFDGAQMMGVLHHVEGTEARLELLREVTRRLKPGAPLVLGCRVGMDPELMNVELRRWRAYGLPPESLEHRRQAFAKMRPIESDAALFAMFAKVGLVAPRPIFVSLQFKVFLARFEPGAAS, from the coding sequence ATGGCTCTCCACGAGCACCCCACCCCCTCTGTCCACCACATCGTTCCGGGCTTTGGCGCCGACCGCGCCGTCCACTACGACACCCAGGCGTCCGTCACCCTCGCCGGCGCCCAGGCCATGTATGAGCTCGGCGTCAGCGCGCTGACCGCCCAGCTCGACGGCCAGGACGCCGCGTCGCTGCTCTTCGTGGGACTGGGCACGGGCGCGGAGTTGATGCCCTATCAACGGTTCGACGTGCCGGGCTGGCGCTTCACGGGCATCGATCCCTCCGAGGCCATGCTCGCCGTCGCCCGCAAGCGCCTGGAAGCCGAGGGAATGCTCTCCCGGACGAACCTGCACGTCGGCGAGCTGCACACCCTGCCCCCCGGCCCCCCGTTCGACGGCGCGCAGATGATGGGGGTGCTCCACCATGTGGAAGGCACGGAGGCCCGCCTCGAGCTGCTGCGTGAGGTGACCCGGCGGCTCAAGCCCGGAGCGCCCCTCGTCCTGGGCTGCCGCGTCGGCATGGACCCCGAGCTGATGAACGTGGAGCTGCGGCGGTGGCGGGCGTATGGCCTCCCCCCGGAGTCGCTGGAGCATCGGCGCCAGGCCTTCGCGAAGATGCGGCCCATCGAGTCCGATGCCGCCCTGTTCGCGATGTTCGCCAAGGTGGGACTGGTGGCTCCACGTCCGATCTTCGTCTCGCTTCAGTTCAAGGTCTTCCTCGCGCGCTTCGAGCCCGGGGCCGCGAGCTGA
- a CDS encoding enoyl-CoA hydratase-related protein, giving the protein MAEFKVDARGPIEIWTIDGEGRRNAISRAMLAELEALVGRVSQGHDTRAVIITGAGDKAFCAGADLKERGTMSEPEVRAFLDGLRRTFRAIEKSDCVFIAALNGAAFGGGTELALACDMRVAAPAAELGLTEVKLGIIPGGGGTQRLTRLVGPGRAKDLILTGRRLNAAEAFSIGLVGRLAPEGHLLDTAYSLAESIVENAPLAVATAKHAIDEGVSLELDAALALELRHYETVLATEDRLEGLKAFAEKRKPVYKGR; this is encoded by the coding sequence ATGGCGGAGTTCAAGGTCGACGCACGCGGGCCCATCGAGATCTGGACGATTGACGGGGAGGGGCGGCGCAACGCCATCAGCCGGGCGATGCTGGCGGAGCTGGAGGCGCTGGTGGGCCGGGTGTCCCAGGGGCACGACACGCGCGCGGTCATCATCACCGGGGCGGGGGACAAGGCCTTCTGCGCGGGGGCGGACCTCAAGGAGCGCGGCACCATGAGCGAGCCCGAGGTGCGCGCCTTCCTGGACGGGTTGCGGCGCACCTTCCGGGCGATCGAGAAGAGCGACTGCGTGTTCATCGCGGCGCTCAACGGGGCGGCGTTCGGCGGGGGCACGGAGCTGGCGCTCGCGTGCGACATGCGGGTGGCGGCGCCCGCGGCCGAGCTGGGGCTCACCGAGGTGAAGCTGGGCATCATCCCCGGGGGTGGCGGGACGCAGCGGCTCACGCGGCTGGTGGGTCCCGGGCGGGCCAAGGATCTCATCCTCACCGGGCGGCGGCTCAACGCAGCGGAGGCCTTCAGCATCGGGCTCGTGGGCCGGCTGGCGCCCGAGGGGCACCTGCTGGACACGGCGTATTCGCTCGCGGAGAGCATCGTGGAGAACGCGCCCCTGGCGGTGGCCACGGCCAAGCACGCCATCGACGAGGGGGTGTCGCTGGAGCTGGACGCGGCGCTCGCGCTGGAGCTGCGGCACTACGAGACGGTGCTCGCCACCGAGGACCGTCTCGAGGGCCTCAAGGCCTTCGCCGAGAAGCGCAAGCCCGTCTACAAGGGCCGCTGA
- a CDS encoding DeoR/GlpR family DNA-binding transcription regulator has product MHDPADTKPERVKEVGRTLTRERRKRILEALASDQRVLASDLAARFGVSEDTVRRDLRELAEEGLLRRVYGGAVPRTPASLTYAGRRSESVEAKSAIAATAARFLRPGQVVFFDAGTTAMAVATHVPRDLTLTVVTHSLPVASALAEHPTVEVLVLGGRLHKESLAMYGAEVVDGYRGVRADLCVLGTASVHPELGLGVFSHEDAQVKRAMVSTAAEVMVVAAGEKLGTTAPYLVGPLSLVDRLVTDGAAPDEVTQALSHAGIEIVRG; this is encoded by the coding sequence ATGCACGATCCGGCGGATACGAAGCCTGAACGGGTGAAGGAGGTAGGACGCACGCTCACCCGCGAGCGGCGCAAGCGGATCCTGGAGGCCCTGGCGAGCGACCAGCGCGTCCTGGCGAGTGACCTGGCGGCCCGGTTCGGCGTGTCGGAGGACACGGTCCGTCGCGACCTGCGCGAGCTCGCCGAGGAGGGGTTGCTCCGACGCGTCTACGGGGGCGCGGTCCCCCGGACTCCCGCCTCGCTCACCTATGCGGGACGGCGGAGCGAGTCGGTGGAGGCCAAGAGTGCCATCGCCGCCACCGCGGCCCGCTTCCTGCGCCCCGGTCAGGTGGTGTTCTTCGACGCGGGGACCACGGCCATGGCGGTCGCGACCCACGTGCCGAGGGACCTGACGTTGACGGTGGTCACCCACAGCCTGCCGGTCGCCTCGGCGCTGGCGGAGCATCCGACGGTCGAGGTCCTCGTGCTCGGGGGGAGGCTGCACAAGGAGTCACTCGCCATGTACGGGGCCGAGGTGGTCGATGGCTACCGCGGGGTGCGCGCGGATCTGTGCGTGCTGGGGACGGCGAGCGTGCACCCGGAGCTCGGCCTGGGTGTCTTCAGCCACGAGGATGCCCAGGTCAAACGCGCGATGGTGAGCACGGCCGCGGAGGTCATGGTCGTCGCCGCGGGCGAGAAGCTGGGAACGACGGCCCCGTACCTCGTGGGGCCGCTGTCGCTGGTGGATCGGCTCGTGACGGACGGGGCCGCGCCCGACGAGGTGACACAGGCCCTGTCGCACGCGGGCATCGAGATTGTTCGCGGGTGA
- a CDS encoding MFS transporter: MHPPVSTTATTPPAPSSAVPRAQTRWTEFALALGGFAIGTSEFSIMGLLPDVARELHVSVPKAGHLISAYALGVMVGAPVLAVACAKLPRHRALLGLMAALALGNIASAVARSYESLLVLRFLSGFPHGTFFGMAALVVADLAGPAVRARAVGRLMLGLTIACVVGSPLATGIGQYASWRTAYLLIGGIAACAWLLTLLNIPRTAAVEGASPLRELGALRRVQVWLTLGVGSVGFGGLFAVYTYITPTMTELAGLRVTLVPFVLSGVGLGMVVGNLVGASFADRSLPKTIVAALLWNVLTLLSFWLTARNPWAASLSAFALGMGFALVPGLQTRLMDVAADAQTLAASLNHSAFNLANALGAWFGGLVISAGFGWNATGVVGAAMAMGGLTFFAVSMALERRSVAVAQRNEFTM; encoded by the coding sequence ATGCATCCTCCCGTCTCCACCACCGCCACAACCCCCCCTGCCCCGTCGTCCGCCGTACCGCGCGCCCAGACCCGTTGGACCGAGTTCGCACTGGCGCTCGGAGGCTTCGCCATTGGCACGAGCGAGTTCTCCATCATGGGCCTGCTGCCGGACGTCGCCCGGGAGTTGCACGTGTCCGTGCCGAAGGCGGGGCATCTCATCAGCGCATATGCGCTCGGCGTGATGGTGGGAGCGCCCGTGCTCGCGGTGGCGTGCGCGAAACTCCCGCGGCACCGCGCGCTCCTGGGATTGATGGCCGCCCTGGCGCTCGGCAACATCGCGAGCGCGGTGGCCCGCTCCTACGAGAGCCTGCTGGTGCTGCGCTTCCTCTCGGGCTTTCCCCACGGCACCTTCTTCGGCATGGCGGCGCTGGTGGTGGCGGACCTGGCCGGCCCCGCGGTGCGCGCGCGTGCCGTCGGTCGGCTCATGCTCGGCTTGACGATTGCCTGTGTCGTGGGCTCGCCCCTGGCCACGGGAATCGGCCAATACGCGAGCTGGCGCACCGCGTACCTGCTCATCGGCGGGATCGCCGCGTGCGCCTGGTTGCTCACGCTGCTCAACATCCCGAGGACGGCCGCCGTCGAGGGCGCCAGTCCGCTGCGTGAGCTCGGAGCGCTGCGGCGCGTGCAGGTCTGGCTGACCCTGGGCGTGGGCTCGGTGGGCTTCGGAGGTTTGTTCGCCGTCTATACGTACATCACGCCCACGATGACCGAGCTGGCGGGACTGCGCGTGACGCTCGTCCCCTTCGTCCTGTCGGGCGTGGGGCTCGGGATGGTCGTGGGCAATCTGGTCGGCGCCTCGTTCGCGGACCGCTCGCTGCCGAAGACGATCGTCGCGGCGCTGCTCTGGAACGTCCTCACGCTCCTGTCGTTCTGGCTCACCGCGCGCAACCCGTGGGCCGCGTCGCTGTCCGCGTTCGCGCTCGGCATGGGCTTCGCGCTGGTGCCGGGACTACAAACTCGGCTCATGGACGTCGCCGCCGACGCGCAGACGCTGGCCGCGTCGCTCAACCACTCGGCCTTCAATCTCGCCAACGCGCTCGGGGCGTGGTTCGGGGGCCTGGTGATTTCCGCGGGCTTCGGCTGGAACGCCACCGGGGTGGTGGGCGCGGCCATGGCGATGGGAGGACTGACCTTCTTCGCTGTGTCCATGGCCCTGGAGCGCCGGAGCGTCGCCGTCGCTCAGCGAAACGAGTTCACGATGTAG
- a CDS encoding HAD family hydrolase yields the protein MQPGTFRPYPFDAVLFDLDGVIIDTTELHYRVWDTFARSHGYIPSQAELLATNGRRADETLRSWFGERLGESELVTLIHERETLFNRQLATEPVSAIPGVGEFVSALRRAGIPYAVGTSAVPMNAELALSRLGLRELFDVRVTAADVTRGKPDPEVYLKAAAALGVPPTRCVVFEDAVLGLRAARAAGARCVALTTSFSRDVLLREEPEWIAEDFRSLPVPVAL from the coding sequence ATGCAGCCAGGGACCTTCCGCCCCTACCCGTTCGATGCCGTCCTGTTCGACCTGGATGGCGTCATCATCGACACCACCGAGTTGCACTACCGGGTGTGGGACACGTTCGCGCGCTCGCACGGCTACATCCCGAGCCAGGCCGAGCTCCTCGCGACCAATGGGCGCCGGGCCGACGAGACGCTGCGCTCCTGGTTCGGCGAGCGGCTCGGGGAGAGCGAGCTGGTCACCCTGATCCACGAGCGCGAGACGCTCTTCAACCGCCAGCTCGCGACCGAGCCGGTGTCCGCGATTCCCGGCGTGGGTGAGTTCGTCTCGGCGCTGCGGCGGGCGGGTATCCCGTACGCGGTGGGGACGAGCGCGGTGCCCATGAACGCCGAGCTCGCCCTGTCCCGCCTGGGCCTGCGCGAGCTGTTCGACGTGCGGGTGACGGCGGCGGACGTCACACGGGGCAAGCCCGACCCCGAGGTGTACCTGAAAGCGGCCGCGGCGCTGGGAGTGCCGCCCACCCGGTGCGTCGTGTTCGAGGACGCCGTGCTCGGGCTGCGCGCCGCCAGGGCCGCGGGTGCCCGGTGCGTGGCGTTGACCACCTCGTTCTCGCGCGACGTCCTGCTGAGAGAAGAACCCGAGTGGATCGCGGAGGACTTCCGCTCGCTGCCCGTCCCTGTCGCCCTCTGA